From a region of the Paenibacillus sp. FSL R10-2734 genome:
- a CDS encoding glycoside hydrolase family 2 TIM barrel-domain containing protein: protein MIRDSFNDGWTVGANNGFFNMAPDQQPEKITLPHDAMVYKQRNENAGSGGKKGYFPDGTYDYVKKFQVPAAYQEKRVTFEFEGVYMNAMVYINGDFAGQHPYGYSNFYIKADRFLKYGEENEIKVVTKSSDDSRWYTGTGIYRNTKIMVANLVHIAMDGIKITTPEISDEHAIVNVATVVEHEGINPQGTRVVTEILDAEGNTVAFDQSPLTAFAGERAIMRQRLLVKLPKLWSVETPYLYTCKSILMNGEKVLDEETNIFGIRSLSLNAEHGLSINGEIVKLRGACIHHDNGVIGAATINRAEERRIEILKEAGFNAIRSSHQPLSKAMLSACDRLGMLVMDESFDIWTNTKSDHDYALNFPIWWEQDIEAMVHKDFNHPSVIMYSIGNEIKETGSANGAVWGRKLAEKIRSIDPTRYVTNSINGFVSVMDKLSEMMTNKPSGDVNTAMATAGDMIKYVQGLEFVTNATAESFATVDIAGYNYADNRYLTDKVLFPNRVICGTETFPKDIANNWKLVKENGHLIGDFTWTGWDYLGESGLGRVEYGEGNRGLGASGAYPWLTAHCGDIDIIGHRLPVSYYREIVFGLRKEPYIAVQRPAHYGEQPNMMPWSWSDSISTWSWEGFEDRPIKVEVYSDATEVELIINGKTIGKAAVGEAHAFKAEFDTVYSHGELVAVAYTDGKETGRTSLVSAGSEVNIQVEVDRMQIAADDNDLAFINISIVDDKGILKPLADRKVSVIVNGTGVLQGFGSANPKNEESYMNQTHFTYDGKALAVIRPTEIGIIDVVIEAEGCVIQTAKIEVFK, encoded by the coding sequence ATGATTAGAGATTCTTTTAACGATGGCTGGACCGTTGGAGCAAATAATGGCTTTTTTAACATGGCTCCAGATCAGCAGCCAGAGAAGATTACATTACCCCATGATGCTATGGTCTACAAACAAAGAAACGAAAATGCAGGGAGTGGAGGTAAGAAAGGATATTTCCCAGATGGTACTTATGATTATGTAAAGAAATTTCAAGTCCCTGCGGCGTATCAAGAGAAGAGAGTTACCTTTGAGTTTGAGGGTGTATACATGAACGCGATGGTGTACATCAATGGGGATTTTGCAGGACAGCATCCTTATGGCTATTCAAATTTTTATATTAAAGCGGATCGGTTTTTAAAATATGGCGAGGAAAATGAAATAAAAGTCGTCACCAAAAGCAGTGATGATTCTCGATGGTATACAGGAACAGGAATCTATCGTAATACAAAAATAATGGTCGCAAATTTAGTGCATATCGCTATGGATGGCATTAAAATTACCACGCCAGAAATATCAGACGAACATGCTATTGTGAACGTGGCAACCGTTGTGGAACATGAAGGCATCAACCCACAAGGTACTCGAGTCGTCACCGAAATACTAGATGCCGAGGGCAATACGGTAGCATTTGATCAATCTCCATTAACTGCTTTTGCAGGGGAACGTGCAATCATGCGCCAGCGTTTACTTGTAAAGTTACCAAAGCTATGGAGCGTCGAAACACCTTATCTGTATACTTGTAAAAGTATTTTGATGAATGGGGAGAAGGTTCTTGATGAGGAGACCAATATTTTTGGAATCCGCTCCCTTTCATTAAATGCTGAACATGGTCTATCGATTAACGGAGAGATTGTTAAGCTGCGTGGAGCATGCATCCATCACGATAATGGTGTTATTGGAGCGGCCACAATCAATCGTGCCGAAGAGCGTCGTATTGAAATTTTAAAAGAGGCTGGATTCAACGCTATTCGCAGCTCACACCAACCCTTAAGCAAGGCGATGCTTAGTGCCTGTGATCGTTTAGGAATGCTGGTAATGGATGAGAGCTTTGATATATGGACGAATACGAAATCAGATCATGACTATGCCTTGAATTTCCCAATATGGTGGGAACAGGATATCGAGGCTATGGTTCATAAAGATTTTAACCATCCGAGTGTGATCATGTACTCCATTGGAAATGAAATCAAAGAAACAGGAAGTGCAAATGGAGCTGTATGGGGCAGAAAGCTTGCAGAGAAAATCCGTAGTATCGATCCAACAAGATATGTAACTAATTCGATTAACGGTTTTGTATCTGTAATGGATAAATTATCAGAAATGATGACTAACAAACCTTCAGGTGATGTGAACACTGCCATGGCAACAGCAGGAGACATGATTAAATATGTTCAAGGCTTGGAATTTGTTACGAATGCTACAGCTGAATCTTTTGCCACAGTAGATATTGCAGGTTATAACTATGCAGACAATCGTTATCTCACGGATAAAGTACTTTTTCCTAACCGAGTGATTTGTGGAACTGAAACATTCCCTAAGGATATCGCAAACAACTGGAAATTGGTGAAGGAAAATGGACATCTCATTGGTGATTTCACTTGGACAGGATGGGATTATCTAGGAGAGTCAGGCCTCGGCAGAGTCGAATATGGCGAAGGTAATCGAGGACTTGGAGCATCTGGAGCTTATCCATGGCTAACAGCACATTGTGGTGATATTGACATCATTGGCCATCGGCTTCCGGTTTCCTATTATCGAGAAATTGTCTTCGGATTACGCAAAGAACCATATATCGCTGTACAGCGTCCTGCACATTATGGTGAGCAGCCGAACATGATGCCATGGAGCTGGAGTGACTCTATATCCACTTGGAGCTGGGAGGGCTTTGAAGATAGGCCGATCAAGGTAGAAGTATATTCCGATGCGACAGAAGTTGAACTAATAATTAACGGTAAAACAATTGGAAAAGCTGCTGTTGGTGAAGCTCATGCGTTCAAAGCAGAGTTCGATACAGTTTATTCGCACGGTGAATTAGTGGCTGTTGCTTATACGGATGGAAAGGAAACAGGTCGAACATCATTGGTTTCTGCTGGGAGTGAAGTGAACATTCAGGTTGAAGTTGACCGTATGCAAATTGCTGCAGATGATAACGATTTGGCCTTTATTAACATCTCCATTGTTGATGATAAAGGAATCTTGAAGCCTCTTGCCGATCGCAAGGTATCTGTCATCGTGAATGGAACGGGTGTCCTACAAGGCTTCGGTAGCGCGAATCCCAAGAATGAAGAAAGCTATATGAACCAAACGCATTTTACTTACGATGGCAAAGCACTAGCAGTCATTCGCCCAACAGAGATTGGAATTATTGATGTGGTTATTGAGGCAGAGGGCTGTGTGATACAAACTGCTAAAATTGAGGTTTTTAAATAA
- a CDS encoding AraC family transcriptional regulator yields the protein MTLDIQKYCEYLYNSMYIPVYLYDNQELIACFPEQDRETFPPSHYLSSLWQSPIHVSYTMTMFYSFYGRIKIENSSCDLVIGPINDFLYTKETLSSMRREFSAISSNSEIFASFFHNIPTQNLDIFTNTLLFINYTLNKTQLSKKDIMECGGAYLDTSIHQNYSRTTYAEKEDGLLNNVILVENELLRYVETGNLAGIQRFSERALKTKVGKIANDNLRQLKNMFIVTVTLVSRAAIRGGLTPSVAYQLSNIYMQQGERLTDVDKINYLLGQVQRDYANRVANSISLDKMDSTLYRVIQYVRENTNKNITVADVAKHVGYSRPYLSRKVKKELGFDLSDFIKQCKLEEGKDLLAFSDRSISEISTYLCFSSQSHFQKSFKDKFGVTPQTYRKSAFHHIKKE from the coding sequence ATGACACTTGATATCCAGAAATATTGTGAATATCTGTATAATTCCATGTACATACCGGTTTATCTATATGACAATCAAGAATTGATTGCCTGTTTCCCAGAACAAGATAGAGAAACCTTTCCCCCATCCCATTATCTTTCTAGTCTTTGGCAATCTCCTATTCATGTGTCTTATACGATGACTATGTTTTATTCGTTTTATGGACGGATCAAGATTGAGAACAGCAGTTGTGACTTGGTTATTGGCCCAATAAATGATTTTCTGTACACTAAAGAAACTCTCTCCAGCATGAGAAGAGAGTTTTCTGCGATATCATCGAATTCGGAAATTTTCGCTTCTTTTTTTCATAATATTCCTACACAAAATCTTGATATTTTTACGAATACACTGCTATTCATCAATTACACCTTGAACAAGACGCAATTGTCCAAAAAGGACATTATGGAATGTGGGGGGGCATACCTAGACACATCGATTCATCAAAACTATTCCCGAACTACTTATGCTGAAAAAGAAGACGGATTGTTAAATAATGTTATCCTCGTAGAAAATGAGCTGTTGCGGTATGTTGAAACGGGGAACTTGGCAGGGATACAACGGTTTTCAGAACGAGCGTTGAAAACGAAAGTTGGTAAAATTGCAAATGATAATCTCCGCCAGCTAAAGAATATGTTTATCGTTACTGTCACACTCGTATCACGCGCAGCTATTCGAGGTGGTCTTACGCCGAGCGTAGCCTATCAGCTATCTAATATTTACATGCAACAAGGAGAACGGTTAACCGATGTAGATAAGATCAATTATCTTCTAGGTCAGGTTCAACGAGACTATGCCAATCGTGTTGCAAACTCCATATCGCTTGACAAGATGGACAGTACTCTCTATCGAGTGATTCAATACGTTAGAGAAAATACAAATAAGAATATCACGGTCGCCGACGTCGCCAAACATGTGGGCTATAGTCGTCCCTATTTATCACGTAAAGTAAAAAAGGAATTAGGATTTGATTTAAGTGATTTTATTAAACAGTGCAAACTTGAAGAAGGCAAAGATCTGCTCGCATTCTCCGATAGAAGTATTAGTGAAATAAGCACATACCTATGTTTCTCAAGTCAGAGTCATTTTCAGAAATCTTTTAAAGATAAATTTGGGGTTACACCGCAAACGTATCGGAAATCTGCGTTTCATCATATCAAAAAAGAGTAG
- a CDS encoding Gfo/Idh/MocA family oxidoreductase: protein MRKVKVGIVGCGNISSIYFENLNGTFVNTEVYACSDLDTGRAEQAAEKYGVPHVWTTEQLLASKEIEIVVNLTTPNFHFDVCKQALLAGKHVYVEKPLSLSLENGTELVRLAKEKNLFLGCAPDTFLGGGLQTCSKLIADGYIGKPVAATAFMLCHGHESWHPDPEFYYKAGGGPMFDMGPYYLTALVSLLGPAKTVCGITKTTFADRMITSEKKFGNIIEVEVPTHVAGTIEFSSGAVATMITSFDVWHSTLPRIEIYGSHGTLIVPDPNNFGGPILLRPAHSPDFQEIPLIYNYADNSRGIGVADMARCIDTGETPRANGELANHVLEIMHAFHTSSDSKRYAELVTSCEQPKPLPLGLVKGYLG, encoded by the coding sequence TTGCGCAAAGTGAAGGTAGGTATAGTCGGCTGTGGGAACATCAGCAGCATTTATTTCGAGAATTTGAACGGTACCTTCGTCAATACTGAGGTTTATGCTTGTTCCGACCTGGATACTGGACGAGCAGAGCAAGCAGCGGAGAAATATGGAGTTCCTCATGTATGGACGACTGAGCAATTACTTGCTTCGAAAGAGATTGAAATTGTCGTTAATTTGACAACACCTAATTTTCATTTTGACGTGTGTAAGCAAGCCTTGTTAGCTGGCAAGCATGTGTATGTGGAGAAGCCATTATCACTTTCCCTAGAGAATGGAACCGAACTCGTGCGCCTTGCGAAAGAAAAGAATTTGTTCCTCGGCTGCGCACCAGACACTTTCCTCGGAGGTGGTCTGCAAACCTGCAGCAAGCTGATTGCGGATGGTTATATTGGAAAGCCGGTGGCAGCAACTGCCTTTATGCTCTGTCATGGACATGAAAGCTGGCATCCAGATCCGGAATTCTATTATAAAGCCGGTGGAGGTCCGATGTTTGACATGGGACCATACTATCTTACTGCTCTAGTATCTTTGCTGGGTCCAGCCAAAACCGTATGCGGCATTACTAAAACCACCTTTGCTGATAGAATGATCACTAGCGAAAAGAAGTTTGGTAATATCATTGAAGTAGAGGTGCCTACACATGTCGCCGGAACGATTGAGTTTAGCAGTGGTGCCGTGGCAACGATGATCACCAGCTTCGATGTTTGGCACAGTACATTGCCGAGGATCGAAATCTACGGATCACATGGAACTTTGATCGTACCTGACCCCAACAACTTCGGAGGGCCGATCCTTCTACGCCCGGCACACAGCCCGGATTTCCAAGAGATCCCGCTTATCTACAATTATGCAGATAACAGCAGAGGCATAGGGGTAGCGGATATGGCCCGCTGCATCGACACAGGGGAAACTCCGCGTGCTAACGGAGAACTCGCCAATCACGTACTTGAAATTATGCATGCCTTCCATACAAGTTCCGACTCTAAGCGGTATGCCGAGCTGGTCACCAGCTGCGAGCAGCCCAAGCCACTGCCGCTAGGGTTAGTCAAAGGGTATTTAGGGTAG
- a CDS encoding ThuA domain-containing protein, translated as MTKKALIVKGGWDGHEPNEVAAIFAGILEAEGFEVEVSDTLDSFNSAEKLTDLSLIVPVWTMGEISNDQVSTVLKAVASGVGIAGCHGGMCDSFRNNTDWQFLTGSQWVAHPFNDGVEYEVNILHSGSSPIVEGIQDFKVTSEQYYLHVDPAVDVLATTTFVMSEGEHSANGVITMPVVYTKKWGKGKVFYNSLGHHADVFDIPEAKELMRKGFLWAAN; from the coding sequence ATGACGAAGAAGGCTCTGATTGTAAAAGGTGGATGGGATGGACATGAACCAAATGAAGTAGCTGCGATTTTTGCTGGCATACTTGAAGCGGAGGGTTTTGAGGTTGAAGTGTCTGATACGCTGGATAGCTTCAACAGTGCAGAAAAGCTTACGGACTTAAGCCTTATTGTACCGGTATGGACCATGGGAGAAATCAGCAATGATCAGGTATCCACGGTTCTGAAAGCAGTAGCTTCTGGAGTAGGAATTGCCGGTTGCCATGGAGGGATGTGTGACTCCTTCCGTAACAATACAGATTGGCAATTTTTGACCGGGTCACAGTGGGTAGCTCATCCATTTAACGATGGCGTGGAATATGAAGTTAATATCTTACACTCTGGATCAAGCCCTATTGTGGAGGGTATTCAAGATTTCAAGGTGACATCGGAACAATATTATTTACATGTGGATCCAGCAGTGGATGTTTTGGCAACCACTACATTCGTGATGAGTGAAGGTGAGCATTCAGCGAATGGTGTCATCACGATGCCTGTTGTATATACGAAAAAATGGGGCAAAGGGAAGGTTTTCTATAATTCACTTGGACATCATGCAGATGTTTTTGATATTCCAGAAGCTAAAGAATTGATGCGAAAAGGCTTTTTGTGGGCAGCCAACTAA
- a CDS encoding AraC family transcriptional regulator — MNGHFLLSFKGEHKIQIASIGDPMKAFHENRTYHSTFPFTVILSDNIDFLAHWHNDLELVYVFEGAIRMGINSETRVLEAGDIAICSSGDIHYYDSKDSTSKIMMVIFNPSLIGFPGGWPLKVKLTSPFIVKSLVTKVDEVAINNRLSAIMQELMREYNQKLEHHEQIIIGLLHELSGLILRHIPLDKINPQKDKRRITNMKIMQEVLEYLDDNYMHAITLADAAHQANMSLFYFSRFFKSISGKSYIAYLSNIRINQAEQLLLTTDKTILDIALECGFTNIRTFNRVFKQIKQRTPSELR; from the coding sequence ATGAATGGTCATTTTTTGCTAAGTTTTAAAGGTGAACATAAAATTCAAATCGCATCAATAGGAGATCCCATGAAAGCTTTTCACGAAAATAGAACCTACCATTCGACGTTTCCTTTCACTGTAATACTGTCTGATAATATTGATTTTCTTGCCCACTGGCATAATGATCTTGAATTAGTTTATGTATTTGAGGGCGCAATTCGGATGGGAATTAATTCTGAAACGCGGGTCTTGGAAGCTGGTGACATAGCAATATGCAGTAGCGGAGACATCCATTACTATGACAGTAAAGATAGCACCTCTAAGATAATGATGGTTATTTTTAATCCTTCATTGATTGGCTTTCCTGGAGGATGGCCTCTGAAAGTGAAACTGACCTCTCCTTTTATTGTTAAGTCCTTAGTCACTAAAGTAGATGAGGTAGCTATCAACAACCGCCTTTCTGCGATCATGCAGGAGCTTATGCGCGAATATAATCAAAAGCTGGAACATCATGAACAGATAATCATTGGATTGTTGCACGAGTTAAGTGGGCTCATTTTACGGCATATTCCTTTGGATAAGATTAATCCACAGAAAGACAAAAGGCGCATCACTAACATGAAGATTATGCAAGAAGTTCTTGAATACCTCGATGACAACTATATGCATGCCATCACACTTGCTGACGCTGCTCATCAAGCCAATATGAGCCTCTTTTATTTCTCACGTTTTTTTAAGAGCATTTCAGGCAAAAGCTATATCGCGTACCTTAGCAACATCCGAATCAATCAGGCAGAACAGCTGCTGCTGACCACAGACAAAACCATTCTGGATATTGCACTGGAATGCGGCTTCACTAATATCCGTACCTTCAACAGAGTATTTAAACAGATTAAACAGCGGACTCCTAGTGAACTGCGTTAA
- a CDS encoding alpha/beta hydrolase, with protein MERKYSKQLLTAILERQHVINENGLDILIKPIPETDEPGVLDPRFYQSMESILKGFKGMLVKMMLKGSRKKNIQKSAAQMRRMMNGVNSIPITDGVDVKHATVQNGDVAIPVRIYTPQKKSEELQPVFYYIHGGGFVAGGPDVVEEMCKLVVANTGCVSIQVDYRLAPENPYPAGLDDCYAVLKWTYAHAEEFNGDPNRICISGDSAGGNLATVCAMKDRDEGTQMVKAQALLYPSVDAAGMKEHMQRRDVYEISPSQDKEIRSILNLLSGGLGTVGLGEYLGVPDDTIPYVSPLRGNLKELPPTIILFGEYDFLRIEDDAYALKLKESGVKVKTVRYKGLSHGFADQVGVTPQAEDSLIEIGNFMLENV; from the coding sequence ATGGAACGTAAATATTCTAAACAGCTTCTTACAGCAATTCTTGAAAGACAACATGTCATTAATGAAAATGGATTGGACATCCTGATTAAGCCCATACCTGAAACGGATGAGCCTGGCGTGCTGGATCCTCGCTTTTATCAGAGTATGGAATCAATTCTTAAAGGCTTCAAGGGCATGCTGGTTAAGATGATGCTGAAAGGTAGCCGAAAGAAAAATATCCAAAAAAGTGCAGCTCAAATGCGCAGAATGATGAATGGCGTGAACAGCATTCCGATCACCGATGGTGTTGATGTGAAGCATGCCACGGTTCAGAACGGTGATGTGGCAATACCTGTACGAATTTATACCCCACAGAAGAAAAGTGAAGAACTGCAGCCTGTGTTCTATTACATTCACGGAGGGGGGTTCGTAGCAGGAGGACCTGATGTGGTGGAGGAGATGTGCAAGCTCGTGGTTGCGAATACCGGCTGCGTATCGATTCAGGTTGATTATCGCTTAGCTCCGGAAAATCCATATCCTGCTGGGCTCGACGACTGTTATGCCGTGTTGAAATGGACTTATGCTCACGCTGAAGAATTCAATGGTGATCCGAATCGCATCTGTATATCTGGTGATTCCGCAGGTGGGAATCTAGCCACGGTATGTGCAATGAAAGATCGGGATGAGGGAACTCAGATGGTAAAGGCGCAGGCACTATTATATCCAAGCGTGGACGCAGCAGGTATGAAGGAACATATGCAGCGTAGAGATGTTTATGAAATATCCCCGTCTCAGGATAAAGAGATTCGTTCTATACTGAATCTGTTGAGCGGCGGTTTAGGAACTGTCGGATTAGGCGAATATTTGGGTGTTCCAGATGATACAATCCCTTATGTGAGCCCGCTGCGAGGAAATCTGAAAGAGTTGCCGCCTACCATTATTTTATTTGGTGAATATGACTTTTTGCGTATTGAGGATGATGCATATGCCTTAAAACTGAAGGAGTCGGGCGTTAAAGTGAAAACTGTACGCTACAAAGGACTATCTCACGGCTTTGCCGATCAGGTGGGTGTTACACCGCAAGCGGAAGATAGCTTGATTGAAATTGGGAATTTCATGTTAGAGAATGTGTAA